In one window of Azospirillaceae bacterium DNA:
- the secB gene encoding protein-export chaperone SecB, translating into MTNPPNGQGQGQDQERPALPGIMVNAQYIKDLSFENPNPLKSLAATEQPHGELQVNVSARGVAENSYEVVLSVRSEAKIEGATAFIVELDYAGIITLAGIPQEHVHPVLMIEGPRLLFPFARQIVANATREGGFAPMLLPMIDFSMLYQQQMAAAQQQGAQA; encoded by the coding sequence ATGACCAATCCGCCGAACGGCCAAGGCCAAGGCCAGGACCAGGAGCGTCCCGCGTTGCCCGGCATCATGGTCAACGCCCAGTACATCAAGGATCTCTCCTTCGAGAACCCGAACCCGCTGAAGAGCCTGGCGGCGACCGAACAGCCCCATGGCGAGCTGCAGGTCAACGTTTCGGCGCGGGGTGTGGCCGAGAACAGCTACGAAGTGGTGCTGTCCGTCCGCAGCGAGGCGAAGATCGAAGGCGCCACCGCCTTCATCGTCGAACTGGACTATGCCGGCATCATCACCCTGGCCGGGATCCCGCAGGAGCACGTCCACCCCGTCCTGATGATCGAGGGGCCGCGCCTGCTGTTCCCCTTCGCCCGGCAGATCGTCGCCAACGCCACGCGCGAGGGCGGCTTCGCGCCCATGCTGCTGCCGATGATCGACTTCTCGATGCTGTACCAGCAGCAGATGGCGGCCGCCCAGCAGCAGGGCGCGCAGGCCTGA
- the hemJ gene encoding protoporphyrinogen oxidase HemJ encodes MYEWVKALHVISIIAWMAGMLYLPRLFVYHTQAPAGSIQSETFKIMERRLMKAIINPAMVATFVFGIWLIALNPGWLSQGWLHGKLLLVLGLAAMHGMMSRWRKDFEADRNAKSERFFRIANEVPTLLMIGIVILVVVKPF; translated from the coding sequence ATGTACGAGTGGGTCAAGGCGCTGCACGTGATCAGCATCATCGCCTGGATGGCGGGGATGCTCTACCTGCCGCGTCTGTTCGTCTACCACACCCAGGCCCCGGCCGGCTCCATCCAGTCCGAGACGTTCAAGATCATGGAACGCCGGTTGATGAAGGCGATCATCAACCCGGCGATGGTCGCGACCTTCGTTTTCGGGATCTGGCTGATCGCGCTCAACCCCGGCTGGCTGTCCCAGGGCTGGCTGCACGGCAAGCTTCTGCTGGTGTTGGGCCTGGCCGCCATGCACGGCATGATGTCGCGCTGGCGCAAGGACTTCGAGGCCGACCGGAACGCGAAGTCCGAGCGCTTCTTCCGCATCGCCAACGAGGTGCCGACCCTGTTGATGATCGGCATCGTCATCCTGGTGGTGGTCAAGCCGTTTTGA
- a CDS encoding FxsA family protein → MAVLVALIAAPLLEIAGFVVVGDRIGLLATLALVLLAALAGTVLLRAQPFQVVTELRTASARGEAPVRPLFDAVCRVIAGVLLIVPGFVGDLFALLLLAPPVRELVYRWLHRRIAGGAGPAAARDQAARPRVIEAEWRELDGDEPPQPPTSSLPPSSSHWGSPNSKYRS, encoded by the coding sequence ATGGCCGTTCTGGTCGCATTGATCGCCGCACCGCTTCTGGAAATCGCCGGTTTCGTCGTTGTCGGCGACCGCATCGGCCTGTTGGCGACCCTGGCACTGGTCCTGTTGGCGGCCCTGGCCGGTACCGTCCTGCTGCGCGCCCAGCCCTTCCAGGTGGTGACGGAACTGCGGACGGCTTCGGCCCGCGGGGAGGCGCCGGTCCGCCCGCTGTTCGACGCGGTCTGCCGCGTGATCGCGGGGGTGTTGCTGATCGTGCCGGGATTCGTGGGCGACCTGTTCGCCCTGCTCCTGCTGGCCCCGCCCGTCCGCGAGCTGGTGTATCGTTGGCTGCACCGGCGGATCGCCGGCGGTGCCGGGCCGGCCGCCGCCCGGGACCAGGCCGCCCGCCCGCGCGTCATCGAGGCGGAATGGCGCGAACTGGACGGGGACGAACCGCCGCAGCCGCCCACCTCCTCGTTGCCCCCCTCCTCCTCGCACTGGGGCTCCCCCAATTCGAAGTACAGGTCCTGA
- the rho gene encoding transcription termination factor Rho: protein MHLQELKVKSPAELLAFAEELQIENASSLRKQDMMFAILKQLAENDVPIYGDGVLEVLPDGFGFLRSPEANYLPGPDDIYVSPTQVRRFNLRTGDTVEGQIRSPKDGERYFALLKVNTINYDTPDKLRHRINFDNLTPLYPDERLKMEVEDPTKKNFTGRIIDLVAPLGKGQRALVVAPPRTGKTVMLQNIAHSISANHPEVYLIVLLIDERPEEVTDMARSVRGEVISSTFDEPAARHVQVAEMVIEKAKRLVEHKRDVVILLDSITRLARAYNTVVPSSGKVLTGGVDANALQRPKRFFGAARNIEEGGSLTIIATALIDTGSRMDEVIFEEFKGTGNSELVLDRKISDKRTFPAIDIQKSGTRKEELLVDRANLSKMWVLRRILTPMGTVDAIEFLLDKLRHSKTNQDFFESMNQ, encoded by the coding sequence ATGCACCTTCAGGAACTCAAGGTCAAATCGCCCGCCGAACTGCTCGCGTTCGCGGAGGAGCTGCAGATCGAGAACGCATCCAGCCTGCGCAAGCAGGACATGATGTTCGCGATCCTGAAGCAGCTTGCCGAAAACGACGTGCCGATCTACGGCGACGGCGTGCTGGAGGTGCTGCCGGACGGGTTCGGGTTCCTGCGCTCGCCCGAGGCGAACTATCTGCCGGGCCCGGACGACATCTACGTCAGCCCGACCCAGGTGCGCCGCTTCAACCTGCGCACCGGCGACACGGTGGAAGGGCAGATCCGGTCGCCCAAGGACGGCGAGCGGTACTTCGCCCTGCTCAAGGTCAACACGATCAACTACGACACGCCGGACAAGCTCCGGCACCGGATCAACTTCGACAACCTGACGCCGCTCTATCCGGACGAGCGGCTGAAGATGGAGGTCGAGGATCCGACGAAGAAGAACTTCACGGGCCGGATCATCGATCTGGTGGCGCCGCTGGGCAAGGGTCAGCGCGCGCTGGTGGTGGCGCCGCCGCGCACCGGCAAGACCGTGATGCTGCAGAACATCGCGCACTCGATCAGCGCCAACCACCCCGAGGTCTACCTGATCGTGCTGCTCATCGACGAGCGGCCCGAGGAAGTGACCGACATGGCGCGCAGCGTGCGCGGCGAGGTCATCAGCTCGACCTTCGACGAGCCGGCGGCCCGCCACGTGCAGGTGGCCGAAATGGTCATCGAGAAGGCCAAGCGTCTGGTCGAGCACAAGCGCGACGTGGTGATCCTGCTGGATTCGATCACCCGCTTGGCACGCGCCTACAACACCGTGGTGCCGTCATCGGGCAAGGTGCTGACCGGCGGTGTGGACGCGAACGCGCTCCAGCGGCCCAAGCGCTTCTTCGGCGCGGCCCGCAACATCGAGGAAGGCGGCTCGCTGACCATCATCGCGACCGCGCTGATCGACACCGGCAGCCGCATGGACGAGGTGATCTTCGAGGAGTTCAAGGGCACCGGCAACTCCGAGCTGGTCCTCGACCGCAAGATCTCGGACAAGCGCACCTTCCCGGCCATCGACATCCAGAAGTCGGGCACCCGTAAGGAAGAGCTGCTGGTCGACCGTGCCAACCTGTCGAAGATGTGGGTCCTGCGCCGCATCCTGACGCCCATGGGCACCGTGGATGCGATCGAGTTCCTGCTGGACAAGCTGCGGCACTCGAAGACCAACCAGGACTTCTTCGAGAGCATGAACCAGTAG
- a CDS encoding mismatch-specific DNA-glycosylase produces the protein MMPAGAAPDPAPGPLADVLGPGMVILIVGFNPGMRSAETGHHYAGRGNQFWRLMAAAGLTPRLFAPHEDTLCAEIGLGLTNLVARATPGTADLDPAELRAGAPRIGQLVRHHRPRFVAYAGKGVYVGAGGRSDAPWGEQSEGLFEGAVDFVLPSPSGLARLPFAEKLKHYRALAEARARLGI, from the coding sequence ATGATGCCGGCCGGTGCCGCTCCCGACCCCGCTCCCGGACCCCTGGCCGATGTGCTCGGGCCGGGCATGGTCATCCTGATCGTCGGCTTCAATCCGGGCATGCGGTCGGCCGAGACCGGCCATCACTATGCCGGGCGCGGCAACCAGTTCTGGCGCCTGATGGCGGCCGCGGGCCTGACGCCCCGCCTGTTCGCCCCCCACGAAGACACGCTTTGCGCCGAAATCGGCCTCGGGCTGACGAACCTGGTGGCCCGTGCCACGCCGGGGACGGCCGACCTCGACCCGGCGGAACTGCGCGCGGGCGCTCCCCGGATCGGGCAACTCGTCCGTCACCACCGGCCGCGGTTCGTGGCCTATGCGGGCAAAGGGGTGTACGTGGGCGCCGGCGGCCGGTCGGACGCGCCCTGGGGCGAGCAGTCGGAAGGCCTGTTCGAAGGCGCCGTGGACTTCGTCCTGCCGTCGCCCAGCGGCTTGGCGCGGTTGCCCTTCGCCGAAAAGCTGAAGCATTACCGCGCGCTGGCCGAAGCCCGCGCGCGGCTTGGAATCTGA
- the hemE gene encoding uroporphyrinogen decarboxylase — MDVPVPAVRQTSQPDTRSKPFLRALAGETVGPVPFWLMRQAGRYLPEYREVRARAGGFLDLCYTPDLAAEVTLQPLRRYGMDAAIIFSDILVVPHGLGQKVWFAEGEGPRLEPVRDAAGLGRLSRADLPGRLAPVYEAVRRVKAQLPDGTALIGFAGAPWTVACYMVEGAGSKEYRDVKGWAYGDPDGFQALIDLLVDATVDHLSLQVEAGAEALQLFDSWAGVLPETAFRRWVVRPTAKIAAALRARHPDVPLIGFPRAAGHHYETYADEAGVTALGLDTTVPVEWAAQRLQTRLPVQGNLDPVMLAVGGAAMEAEVVRILEALGRGPFVFNLGHGILQHTPPQNVAHLARILREWRPAA, encoded by the coding sequence ATGGATGTCCCCGTGCCAGCCGTTCGCCAGACCTCCCAGCCGGACACCCGGTCCAAACCGTTCCTGCGCGCCTTGGCCGGCGAAACCGTCGGCCCGGTGCCGTTCTGGCTCATGCGCCAGGCCGGCCGGTATCTGCCCGAGTACCGCGAGGTGCGGGCGCGGGCGGGCGGGTTCCTGGACCTCTGCTACACGCCGGATCTGGCGGCCGAGGTGACGTTGCAGCCGTTGCGCCGGTACGGGATGGACGCGGCGATCATCTTCTCCGACATCCTGGTCGTGCCGCACGGCCTGGGCCAAAAGGTCTGGTTCGCGGAAGGCGAAGGGCCGCGGCTGGAACCGGTGCGCGATGCGGCCGGGCTCGGCCGGTTGAGCCGGGCGGACCTGCCCGGGCGTCTGGCGCCGGTGTACGAGGCGGTGCGCCGGGTCAAGGCGCAGCTTCCCGACGGGACGGCCCTGATCGGCTTTGCGGGAGCGCCCTGGACGGTGGCGTGCTACATGGTCGAAGGGGCGGGATCGAAGGAATACCGGGACGTCAAAGGCTGGGCCTACGGCGATCCCGACGGTTTCCAGGCCCTGATCGATCTGCTGGTCGACGCGACGGTCGATCACCTCTCGCTGCAGGTCGAGGCGGGCGCCGAGGCGTTGCAGCTCTTCGACAGCTGGGCCGGCGTGCTGCCCGAGACGGCGTTCCGGCGATGGGTGGTCCGGCCGACCGCGAAAATCGCGGCCGCCCTGAGGGCCCGGCACCCGGATGTGCCGCTGATCGGCTTTCCGCGTGCGGCCGGGCACCACTACGAGACCTATGCCGACGAGGCGGGCGTGACGGCCCTGGGGTTGGACACGACGGTGCCGGTGGAATGGGCGGCGCAGCGGTTGCAGACCCGGCTTCCGGTGCAGGGCAACCTGGATCCCGTGATGTTGGCCGTCGGCGGGGCCGCAATGGAGGCCGAGGTCGTGCGCATCCTGGAAGCGCTGGGCCGTGGTCCCTTCGTCTTCAACCTGGGCCACGGCATTCTGCAGCACACGCCGCCGCAGAATGTCGCGCATCTGGCGCGCATTCTGCGGGAGTGGCGCCCGGCGGCTTGA
- a CDS encoding histidine phosphatase family protein: protein MLLVRHGESEWNRLFSKTRRDPGIRDPRLTDTGREQAAAATVELRRRGVQRILASPYRRALETATIIADLLDVPVEVEPLAGEHAAFSCDVGTPRTELEALFPGLDLSRLPEIWWPDLDEPRSRLHLRLGELRAALAARDDRPGLALVCHWGVIRTLTGQEAHNCAIVPFDPAAPWDPPGD, encoded by the coding sequence ATGCTTCTCGTGCGCCATGGCGAGTCCGAGTGGAACCGCCTTTTCTCCAAGACCCGCCGCGATCCCGGCATCCGCGATCCCCGCCTGACCGACACCGGACGCGAACAGGCGGCCGCCGCCACGGTCGAGCTGCGCCGCCGGGGCGTGCAACGGATTTTGGCCAGCCCCTACCGGCGGGCCCTGGAAACCGCGACCATCATCGCGGACCTGCTGGACGTCCCGGTCGAGGTCGAACCGCTGGCGGGCGAGCATGCCGCCTTCTCGTGCGACGTCGGCACGCCGCGGACGGAGCTGGAGGCCCTGTTCCCCGGGCTGGACCTGTCGCGCCTTCCGGAAATCTGGTGGCCGGACCTGGACGAGCCGCGGTCGCGCCTGCACCTGCGGCTCGGCGAATTACGGGCCGCCCTGGCCGCCCGCGACGATCGGCCGGGATTGGCGTTGGTGTGCCATTGGGGCGTGATCCGGACACTGACCGGCCAGGAAGCGCACAACTGCGCCATCGTTCCCTTCGATCCCGCGGCCCCGTGGGACCCCCCGGGGGACTGA